In Castanea sativa cultivar Marrone di Chiusa Pesio chromosome 6, ASM4071231v1, a single window of DNA contains:
- the LOC142641235 gene encoding uncharacterized protein LOC142641235, with protein MATGFVFLWFSFFTLLSSTVSIAKITPRFPSSIVRPEQLSAALSTKNQLYKTKYFTQILDHFNFNPKSYQTFQQRYLINDTFWGGAHNNAPIFVYTGNEGDIEWFAQNRGFMFEKAPHFKALLVFIEHRFYGKSIPFGGHKDVAYSNASTLGIVILTRASHWVHQ; from the exons ATGGCaactgggtttgtgtttctatggttttctttcttcactttGTTGTCATCTACAGTTTCAATAGCCAAAATCACACCTAGATTCCCTTCTTCAATCGTTCGGCCTGAGCAGCTCTCAGCTGCACTTTCTACCAAAAATCAGCTTTACAAAACCAAGTATTTCACCCAAATCCTTGACCACTTCAATTTCAATCCCAAGAGCTACCAAACGTTTCAACAAAGGTATCTCATAAATGACACGTTCTGGGGTGGTGCTCATAACAATGCTCCAATCTTCGTCTACACGGGAAATGAAGGAGATATTGAATGGTTTGCTCAGAACAGAGGTTTTATGTTTGAAAAAGCACCCCATTTCAAAGCCCTTCTTGTTTTCATCGAG CATAGGTTCTATGGGAAATCCATTCCATTTGGGGGTCATAAAGATGTGGCTTACAGCAATGCAAGTACACTTGGAATTGTGATTTTAACACGTGCTTCCCATTGGGTTCATCAGTGA
- the LOC142641264 gene encoding small ribosomal subunit protein uS12, whose protein sequence is MGKTRGMGAGRKLKSHRRRQRWADKSYKKSHLGNEWKKPFAGSSHAKGIVLEKIGIEAKQPNSAIRKCARVQLIKNGKKIAAFVPNDGCLNYIEENDEVLIAGFGRKGHAVGDIPGVRFKVVKVSGVSLLALFKEKKEKPRS, encoded by the exons ATGGg GAAGACTCGCGGAATGGGAGCCGGGCGTAAGCTCAAGTCCCACCGTAGAAGGCAGAGGTGGGCTGACAAGTCATATAAGAAGTCTCATTTGGGAAATGAGTGGAAAAAACCATTTGCTGGTTCATCCCATGCAAAGGGAATTGTTCTAGAAAAGAT TGGTATTGAGGCTAAACAGCCTAACTCTGCTATTAGGAAATGTGCTCGTGTTCAGCTGATCAAAAATGGGAAGAAGATTGCTGCTTTCGTGCCTAATGATGGTTGCTTGAATTACATCGAGGAGAAT GATGAGGTGTTGATTGCAGGATTTGGACGGAAGGGGCATGCCGTGGGAGATATTCCTGGAGTCAGGTTTAAGGTTGTGAAGGTATCCGGTGTGTCTCTGCttgctctctttaaggagaaaaaggaaaagccaAGGTCTTAG
- the LOC142638067 gene encoding low temperature-induced protein lt101.2-like gives MGSESFIEVILAIFLPPVGVFIRYGCGVEFWIDLLLTILGYIPGIIYALYVLVG, from the exons ATGGGTTCAGAATCTTTCATAGAAGTTATTCTAGCAATATTCCTACCACCTGTTGGGGTCTTCATTCGTTATGGCTGTGGA GTGGAGTTTTGGATAGACTTGTTGCTGACAATATTGGGGTACATACCAGGAATCATATATGCTCTTTATGTGTTAGTAGGATAA
- the LOC142640983 gene encoding uncharacterized protein LOC142640983 — MSCSEALQTAKVYRELLKAVKKHIPKEDGKKRFKEYVTNEFRNNSTLSDPLSVHHKMKLARDYTLLLNSVHHHKDLLFSYNIAVDRSEEMKRVLGKSAASVGLQLPDVYQP; from the exons ATGAGCTGCTCTGAAGCATTGCAAACTGCCAAGGTGTATAGGGAGCTTCTCAAAGCTGTCAAGAAGCACATTCCCAAGGAAGATGGCAAGAAGCGTTTCAAAGAATATGTAACCAATGAGTTCCGAAACAACTCCACTCTTTCGGACCCTTTGTCTGTCCACCACAAAATGAAGCTCGCTCGTGACTACACCCTTCTACTTAATAGCGTCCACCATCACAAG GACCTATTGTTCTCTTACAACATTGCTGTGGATAGATCAGAAGAAATGAAAAGAGTATTGGGAAAATCTGCAGCAAGTGTCGGTCTTCAGCTTCCTGATGTCTATCAGCCTTGA
- the LOC142637991 gene encoding protein GET4: MSRERLKRGTLPPAQENIEKLQKVVEEGDYYGAQQMYKSISARYVSAQRYSEALDILQSGACIQLKHGQITCGAELAVLFVETLVKGKIPYDSDALDRVRKIYKMFPQIPLPQHLPDDDEMEQISEALGAAKIRVDGCSSFLKAALKWSVEFGAHRSGSPELHVMLAEYIYSESPEVDMARVSNHFVRGNSPKKFASVLVNFMGKCYPGEDDLAIARAILMYLAMGNLRDANYLMDEIKKQLESNQLDFPQSDLIQFIIYLLQTLQRDALPLFNMLRNSYKTSIEREPAFNELLDEIVAKFYGVRRRNPLQGVFGDIFKMMGGE, translated from the exons ATGTCGCGTGAGAGACTCAAGAGAGGTACACTACCTCCGGCACAAGAG AATATTGAGAAATTGCAGAAAGTTGTAGAGGAGGGTGATTATTATGGAGCTCAACAAATGTACAAATCAATTAGTGCAAG ATATGTATCTGCTCAGCGGTATTCTGAAGCCTTGGACATCCTTCAATCCGGTGCATGCATCCAATTGAAGCATGGGCAG attacTTGTGGGGCGGAGCTTGCTGTGTTGTTTGTGGAGACACTTGTTAAAGGGAAAATTCCTTACGACAGTGATGCCCTTG ACCGTGTCAGGAAAATTTACAAGATGTTTCCTCAGATTCCTCTGCCGCAACACTTGCCAGATGATGATGAAATGGAACAAATTTCTGAAGCCCTTGGGGCAGCAAAAATACGTGTTGATGGCTGCTCATCATTCTTAAAAGCTGCTTTAAA GTGGTCTGTGGAGTTTGGAGCACATAGGAGTGGATCTCCTGAACTACATGTTATGCTAgctgaatatatatattctgaaTCTCCTGAAGTG GACATGGCTAGAGTATCAAATCATTTTGTTAGAGGAAATAGCCCAAAGAAGTTTGCTTCTGTTCTAGTGAATTTTATGGGGAAG TGTTATCCAGGTGAAGATGATTTGGCCATTGCACGGGCAATTTTAAT GTATTTAGCTATGGGTAATCTGAGAGATGCTAACTATCTCATGGATGAGATAAAGAAACAACTGGAATCAAATCAGCTTGACTTTCCCCAATCAGATTTAATCCAGTTCATCATATATCTTTTGCAAAC ATTGCAAAGAGATGCTTTGCCTCTTTTTAATATGTTGCGAAATAGTTACAAGACAAGTATAGAAAGGGAACCTGCATTTAATGAG TTGCTAGATGAAATTGTGGCGAAATTCTATGGAGTGCGGCGTAGAAATCCCTTGCAAGGGGTGTTTGGGGATATCTTCAAG ATGATGGGAGGTGAATAG
- the LOC142638913 gene encoding uncharacterized protein LOC142638913: protein MADPKAKPDVVEVKAIEATAESFEEYGQVIEASPDGDEFGPQDAQLDLSRGIPRFYIMHIENRPLKFSTITHHASVTQCLGSIGGHVWYLGVAKPSIVDDYEVMDDTGSNNEIVQSRCGHFYVPPAVESVRVFRVEGSKFLKLNRGTWHAGPLFKADTMDFYNLELSNTNVVDHTTHNFKRENGVAFLIND from the exons ATGGCTGATCCAAAGGCTAAACCAGATGTTGTAGAGGTGAAGGCGATCGAAGCAACAGCAGAGAGCTTTGAAGAGTATGGTCAAGTCATAGAGGCTTCACCTGATGGTGATGAGTTCGGACCCCAAGATGCTCAGCTTGACCTCAGCCGTGGCATTCCCAG GTTTTACATCATGCACATTGAAAACCGACCACTCAAGTTCTCCACAATCACACATCACGCAAGTGTGACCCAATGCCTTGGTTCAATTGGTGGTCATGTTTGGTATCTTGGGGTTGCTAAGCCATCCATTGTGGACGATTATGAAGTTATGGATGACACTGGCAGCAACAATGAAATTGTGCAGTCTCGTTGTGGTCATTTCTACGTGCCTCCGGCTGTTGAGAGTGTCCGTGTTTTTAGAGTTGAAGGATCGAAGTTTCTGAAGCTGAATCGAGGGACATGGCATGCAGGACCACTGTTTAAGGCTGATACAATGGACTTCTACAACTTGGAATTGAGTAACACCAAt GTGGTTGATCACACCACACACAACTTCAAACGGGAAAACGGAGTGGCCTTCTTGATTAATGACTAG
- the LOC142638129 gene encoding uncharacterized protein LOC142638129 produces MNNTTKPQVLETITKILTTPNTPLETLTPHLPNLTQPLFLSLLSSKTLSSRPSTLLHFFKFIQSHSPSLTSSPHSLLSLLPSLFAHSKFSDAKSLLVSFIASDRHHELHRLLLHPARLAPKPSKALLDTSIGAYVQSKQPHLAAQIFHKMKRLRLAPNLLTCNTLLNALVRHPSTYSISLCRDVFKDAVKLGVNLNTNSFNIMIYGYCLENKFSDALGLVNKMSEFGCSPDNVSYNTILDAFCKKGRLNEARDLLLDMKKRGLLPNRNTYNILVRGYCKMRWLKEAASVMELMTRDNLLPDIWTYNMLIWGLCKEGRKEEAFRLRDEMENLKLLPDVVTYNTLIDGCFEWQGSSDALKLIEEMSEKGVKMNAVTHNILVKWFCKEGKMEEASNTVRKMEENGFSPDCVTYNTLINGYCKAGNMGEAFRMMDEMGRKGLKMDTVTLNTILHTLCGEKKLAEAYKLLNGATRRGYIIDEVSYGTLMMGYFKDEKPDKALEVWDTMKEKGVLPSIVTYNSIIGGLCQSGKTDQAIDKLNELLGSGFVPDETSYNTIIHGYCREGDVEKAFQFHNKMVENSFKPDVFTCNILLCGLCREGMLEKALKLFNTWISKGKVIDTVTYNTLISSLCKEGRFEDAFDLLEEMEEKKLGPDQYTYNAILGALTDAGRIKEAEEFMSKMVEMGKLTDQSSQPGKGQDDGTHDTPEGSDSSSIAYSEQIKELCTQGKYKEAMCIYEELTQKGVSVNKSIVFNLMVGLIKRRKSISKAARL; encoded by the coding sequence ATGAACAACACCACCAAACCTCAAGTCCTCGAAACCATAACCAAAATCCTCACAACCCCAAACACACCACTCGAAACCCTAACCCCACATCTCCCAAACCTAACCCAACCCCTCTTCCTCTCTCTGCTCTCCTCCAAAACCCTATCCTCACGCCCTTCAACACTCCTCCACTTCTTCAAATTCATCCAATCCCACTCCCCTTCCCTCACTTCCTCTCCCCATTCCCTCCTCTCTCTCCTCCCTTCCCTCTTCGCCCACAGCAAATTCTCTGACGCCAAGTCCCTTCTCGTCTCCTTCATCGCCTCCGATCGGCACCACGAGCTCCACCGCCTCCTCCTCCACCCGGCTCGCCTCGCTCCCAAACCCTCCAAAGCCCTTCTCGACACCTCCATTGGTGCCTATGTCCAATCCAAGCAGCCCCACCTCGCCGCGCAGATTTTCCACAAGATGAAGCGCCTTCGTCTCGCCCCGAATTTGCTTACTTGCAATACACTTCTCAATGCTCTGGTGAGACACCCGTCCACGTATTCGATTTCTTTGTGTAGAGATGTTTTTAAGGATGCTGTTAAGTTAGGTGTGAATTTGAATACTAATAGCTttaatattatgatttatgGGTATTGCTTGGAGAACAAGTTTAGTGATGCTTTAGGGTTGGTTAATAAAATGAGCGAGTTTGGTTGTTCGCCTGATAATGTGAGTTATAATACAATATTGGACGCGTTTTGTAAAAAAGGGAGGTTGAATGAAGCTAGGGATTTGTTGTTGGATATGAAGAAAAGAGGGTTGTTGCCAAATAGGAACACGTATAATATTTTGGTTCGTGGGTATTGTAAGATGAGGTGGTTGAAGGAGGCGGCGAGTGTGATGGAGTTGATGACGAGGGATAATTTGTTGCCTGATATTTGGACATATAATATGTTGATTTGGGGGTTGTGTAAGGAGGGTAGGAAGGAGGAAGCTTTTAGGTTGAGAGATGAGATGGAGAATTTGAAATTGTTGCCAGATGTGGTTACATATAATACGTTGATTGACGGGTGTTTTGAGTGGCAGGGAAGTTCGGATGCGTTGAAGTTGATTGAGGAAATGAGTGAGAAAGGAGTGAAGATGAATGCAGTTACTCATAATATATTGGTTAAGTGGTTTTGTAAGGAGGGGAAGATGGAAGAAGCAAGTAATACTGTGAGGAAGATGGAAGAAAATGGGTTTTCTCCGGATTGCGTTACTTACAATACTTTGATTAATGGGTATTGTAAAGCAGGGAACATGGGGGAAGCATTTAGAATGATGGATGAGATGGGTAGGAAAGGCTTGAAGATGGATACTGTTACCCTTAATACCATTCTACACACTCTTTGTGGGGAGAAGAAGCTTGCTGAAGCTTATAAGTTGCTCAATGGTGCCACCAGGCGAGGTtatattattgatgaggtaagcTATGGAACCTTGATGATGGGATACTTTAAGGATGAAAAGCCGGACAAAGCCTTGGAGGTTTGGGATACGATGAAGGAGAAAGGAGTCCTTCCCAGTATTGTGACCTATAACTCTATAATTGGAGGACTATGCCAATCTGGAAAAACTGATCAAGCAATAGACAAATTGAATGAGCTTTTAGGGAGTGGTTTTGTCCCAGATGAAACCTCATACAACACAATTATACATGGTTACTGCCGGGAGGGGGATGTTGAGAAAGCATTTCAgttccacaacaaaatggtcgAGAATTCATTTAAGCCAGATGTGTTTACGTGTAATATTCTTCTCTGTGGGCTTTGTAGAGAGGGTATGCTAGAAAAGGCTCTTAAGCTTTTCAACACATGGATTTCAAAAGGGAAAGTAATTGATACAGTCACTTACAACACATTGATTTCAAGCCTTTGCAAAGAGGGGAGATTTGAGGACGCATTTGATCTTCTTGAAGAAATGGAAGAGAAGAAATTAGGTCCTGACCAGTATACATATAATGCCATTCTTGGTGCGCTTACAGATGCAGGCAGGATTAAGGAAGCAGAGGAGTTTATGTCAAAAATGGTTGAAATGGGAAAATTAACTGATCAGTCCTCACAACCAGGCAAGGGGCAAGATGATGGAACCCATGATACTCCAGAAGGATCGGATTCGAGTTCTATTGCTTATTCAGAACAGATCAAGGAGCTGTGTACTCAAGGGAAATACAAGGAAGCAATGTGCATTTATGAAGAACTCACTCAGAAAGGTGTCTCTGTAAATAAATCCattgtatttaatttgatgGTTGGCCTAATCAAGAGGCGAAAGAGCATATCAAAGGCTGCCCGGTTGTAG